In the Bacteroidota bacterium genome, one interval contains:
- a CDS encoding ABC transporter ATP-binding protein, with protein MQLPIMEAAISTIALVKTFGSGSKAVHALQSVSLAVGRGEIFGLLGPNGAGKTTLIKCALGIVFPSKGAGTIMGYPFGSVAAKEHIGYLPENHRYPPHLTGGQVLRYFGKLSGLQEPVLSERISNTLKITGMSDWRDTKVRKYSKGMMQRLGLAQALINDPDLIMLDEPTDGVDPVGRKEIREVLLRLKSEGKTVFLNSHLLSEVERISDRVAILDHGKVIREGRVEELTRAGETYELKLDRLDDVVLEQLHARITNAEERAIEIDCASSDDLNRAMDTLRAAGINIASMAPKRSSLEDIFVDLIQSSDITHQ; from the coding sequence GTGCAATTGCCCATTATGGAAGCAGCAATCTCGACCATCGCACTCGTCAAGACCTTCGGGTCCGGCTCCAAGGCCGTCCACGCTCTGCAATCCGTCTCGTTAGCAGTCGGACGGGGCGAGATATTCGGGCTGCTTGGCCCGAATGGAGCAGGCAAAACCACGCTCATCAAGTGCGCGCTCGGAATCGTATTTCCATCCAAAGGCGCCGGGACGATCATGGGCTACCCGTTCGGGTCCGTCGCCGCGAAGGAGCACATTGGCTACTTGCCGGAGAACCACCGCTATCCCCCACACCTGACCGGCGGCCAGGTGCTCCGGTACTTTGGCAAGCTCTCCGGACTCCAGGAACCGGTGCTCTCCGAACGCATCAGCAACACGCTCAAGATCACGGGCATGTCCGATTGGCGTGACACAAAGGTCCGCAAATACTCCAAGGGCATGATGCAGCGCCTCGGATTGGCCCAGGCGCTCATCAACGATCCCGATCTGATCATGCTTGACGAACCGACCGATGGGGTCGATCCCGTCGGGCGCAAAGAGATTCGTGAGGTGCTGCTGCGCCTCAAGAGCGAAGGAAAGACCGTGTTCCTGAACTCGCATCTGCTCTCGGAAGTCGAGCGCATCAGCGATCGAGTTGCCATACTCGATCACGGCAAAGTTATCCGCGAAGGCCGGGTAGAAGAACTCACGCGTGCAGGCGAGACCTACGAACTGAAACTCGACCGGCTCGATGATGTGGTGCTCGAGCAGCTTCACGCCCGCATCACGAATGCCGAGGAGCGCGCGATTGAGATCGACTGCGCATCCAGCGATGATTTGAACCGCGCAATGGACACGCTTCGCGCGGCAGGCATCAACATCGCGAGCATGGCGCCCAAACGATCTTCGCTCGAAGATATCTTTGTCGATCTCATCCAGTCCAGCGACATAACACACCAATGA
- a CDS encoding GWxTD domain-containing protein, which translates to MISTRSILFALATLSVLITATRAQQGPVEADAVAFRYDSTRCEVEIFYGVLERALAFHQSGNNWTALVRARTEIWQNGALIANKDINDTLRHTGTKAQVDSLGANKLLGAAGFTIPYAPTTNAAFLWQRGAKDGKPIYDTILIPLSLPSRENSHFALGGIEMASSAKKSLGKTSPFEKAGEILTPNPSAVFGENYTKLYYYTEVYVPRPLIDPSQSMEVVSSVVDGTGREVLTGSVKLSIAGETLPVVGALDIDGLAGDSYKLRIRIRHEDAVVAEIEKPFYFVSEMKLSEEAPSQSAVDESILFAASDFSKLSESEADERIAQSLYMGSETDHSNVKSLKDVEAKRHFLYDFWRKQDAAHNAVKPLGAYHDFMSRVDSANKLYTHMKTAGWKSGRGRVFIIYGLPSALDDTHMVGTESKPYIVWEYDPTPNMRLTAGSTRPMFVFVDRQGGGNFVLVHSTVVGENYEPDWYNREAYRLTH; encoded by the coding sequence ATGATCTCAACTCGCTCTATTCTTTTCGCCCTCGCGACGCTTTCCGTTCTCATCACCGCTACTCGCGCTCAGCAAGGGCCTGTCGAAGCTGATGCGGTAGCGTTCAGATATGACAGCACCCGCTGTGAAGTCGAAATCTTCTATGGTGTCTTAGAGCGTGCGCTGGCATTCCATCAAAGTGGCAACAATTGGACAGCATTGGTCCGGGCGCGCACCGAAATCTGGCAAAACGGAGCATTGATTGCGAACAAGGATATTAACGATACTCTGCGCCATACTGGCACAAAGGCGCAGGTTGATTCTTTAGGCGCGAATAAGCTTTTGGGCGCCGCTGGATTTACTATCCCATATGCACCGACGACAAACGCGGCATTTCTTTGGCAGCGAGGCGCAAAAGATGGAAAGCCAATTTATGATACAATTCTGATTCCGCTTTCTCTTCCGTCTCGTGAGAATTCTCACTTCGCGCTCGGTGGGATTGAAATGGCGTCCTCCGCGAAGAAGTCACTCGGAAAGACAAGTCCATTCGAGAAGGCAGGAGAGATATTGACTCCGAATCCATCTGCGGTGTTTGGTGAAAATTACACAAAACTCTACTATTACACGGAAGTATATGTGCCCCGTCCGCTGATTGATCCTTCCCAAAGTATGGAAGTCGTATCCAGTGTGGTCGATGGCACAGGTAGGGAGGTACTTACCGGGTCGGTGAAACTATCAATTGCCGGCGAGACTCTTCCAGTCGTCGGTGCACTCGATATTGATGGGCTGGCGGGAGATTCCTATAAGCTTCGCATCCGCATCCGACATGAAGATGCCGTCGTGGCGGAAATTGAAAAGCCATTCTATTTTGTGTCAGAGATGAAGCTCTCGGAGGAAGCCCCATCTCAGTCTGCTGTTGATGAAAGCATCTTATTTGCTGCCAGCGATTTCTCAAAATTGTCCGAGTCAGAAGCCGACGAGCGGATTGCGCAGTCGCTCTATATGGGTTCGGAAACGGATCATAGCAACGTGAAAAGCCTGAAGGATGTCGAGGCAAAACGGCATTTCCTCTACGATTTTTGGCGTAAACAGGATGCCGCCCACAACGCTGTGAAGCCTCTTGGCGCATATCACGACTTCATGTCGCGGGTCGATTCTGCCAATAAACTATATACGCACATGAAGACGGCGGGATGGAAGAGCGGACGAGGTCGGGTGTTCATCATCTATGGCTTGCCATCGGCCCTCGATGATACCCATATGGTGGGAACAGAATCGAAGCCATACATCGTCTGGGAATACGACCCCACTCCCAATATGCGACTTACTGCCGGCAGCACGCGACCCATGTTCGTTTTCGTGGACCGCCAAGGAGGAGGCAATTTCGTTCTTGTCCATTCTACGGTAGTTGGCGAGAATTACGAGCCAGACTGGTATAATCGTGAGGCGTACCGCCTTACTCACTGA
- a CDS encoding lysophospholipid acyltransferase family protein encodes MSGAVLLLLRLLGSLLGQLAYFLGLRRDVTLDNLHRAFPTMQSSKLRSIARRSFSNLGIVFAEMLYLRFARAKALRSGLTISNLDRINPILSSSKGAILLSGHIGNWEWLAIGCGLRVQRHLSVIIKNQRSSFIERFLGRMRTRFGNKMLNAGDVRAIFKALQGGAFLAILGDQTAGANDMRVTFFGRDVPTFEGTARLALRSGAPILFLQPVRRTRRGYECLFHLVESSDLVGATKENILTLTARHTTLLEQAIRQKPELWLWQHRRWKHAKSD; translated from the coding sequence ATGTCTGGGGCTGTGCTCCTGTTACTTCGTCTTTTGGGCTCCCTTCTCGGTCAACTAGCCTATTTCCTAGGACTGCGCCGCGATGTAACATTGGATAACCTGCATCGAGCTTTTCCGACGATGCAATCCTCGAAGCTTCGTTCGATCGCTCGACGAAGCTTTTCGAACTTAGGGATTGTCTTCGCGGAAATGCTCTACCTTCGATTTGCACGCGCGAAGGCCCTTCGCTCGGGACTGACAATCAGTAACCTTGATCGCATCAATCCGATACTTTCGAGTTCGAAAGGCGCAATTCTTTTATCAGGCCACATCGGGAATTGGGAATGGCTTGCTATCGGCTGTGGATTGCGGGTTCAGCGCCATTTGAGCGTAATCATCAAGAATCAGCGCTCATCGTTTATTGAGCGATTTCTTGGGCGAATGCGAACTCGCTTTGGCAACAAGATGCTGAATGCTGGCGATGTTCGCGCTATTTTCAAAGCGCTTCAAGGTGGGGCGTTCCTGGCAATTCTGGGCGATCAAACAGCCGGGGCGAATGATATGCGCGTCACTTTTTTCGGACGTGACGTCCCTACATTTGAAGGCACGGCTCGCCTCGCGTTGCGATCCGGTGCGCCAATTCTGTTTCTTCAACCTGTTCGCAGAACTCGGCGCGGCTATGAGTGCCTGTTTCACCTCGTTGAATCTTCCGATCTCGTCGGTGCCACGAAGGAGAACATCCTGACTCTTACCGCTCGACACACAACATTGCTTGAGCAGGCGATTCGTCAGAAGCCAGAACTCTGGCTGTGGCAGCACCGACGATGGAAGCATGCAAAGTCGGATTGA
- a CDS encoding T9SS type A sorting domain-containing protein, whose translation MSTAIFAVLLLLWSSTAFAQHWNIVGRFNGTMCPYFLNDSVGFVYNNYGGIAGPPGSGNPGYPNLYKSTNGGMTWSSAIGQLPENTADLFFTSPFHGYAACNTNAWNGSQGGGIFETTNGGVSWQRITPSFMTYTSGVYSVHDTLYASNPVLYFSSNGGSTWLQSIGTKVGPPAGFQGSVTGNFDEVVISPDGGHGDDSGAIYTTNGGQTWARGTKLHAAFSACVLPHNLECFRAEEEYLDPNAQPGQYVKVNGGEIGHSTDGGATWSAQHVPGQPYLTGGITAGGCKAVYAQRERAAVPDSGLIRTTDHGQTWIPVGGPSGLLDHRLCAVGTGATVFAMDAYHNIWKTTDGGDGALSASDWPSLAVAHLGAPKDTLITKLCDSAGFQFTLTNAGCLRYFLDSVAIDSIGPNGYYTVLHNRFIGDGQPSDTALITILPKQPGTYPLTVHGRLRREDWLEIDTTFHLTLVIHDNPGVLNLAAKPLYDFGVQSMCKPRLVTDSFSVSAHGCEAVTVDSIVFQPISGSGFTFKKVKSFTAPATGTVALHFPVSYKPTQAEMDSGRIVIFSFDGTAHHTDTLLARGSAVADSRSFVIASDTLTTRMCDSVTGTLTLQNPTCNSMEIDSISLPASLTLLSSLPVRLDTGSTSTLSVRVIPGSGIAPLHVGDTALAVRIHVVGTSPFDTTVTLNVHISRGTPAMVLSTNGLLFDTVSTCSSKTLGVVIQSTGCDTLTCSGSVLTPPFRVVGGDPAALPVGARDTVLVTFASPAPGLFYDTLVIMTNAGRDIVPLQAFALADAAALAGGSLAMPQVVASCGGDTGQIDLPNLSCTGIVIDSVTGVCVPFRVLSGIGDTIPSSGSGHLRVSYIPQSAGLDACIVRAYYHGADGVEHDTTYSLSASAIAPPQLNVHLVQAAFSASKQEHVTIPVRANATSAIAYANIIAFRLNMRTDLLTPLSVSSPIVGAQAVIGQSDYSGVNISVALPQGFALSVDTVIANVDCQTFVTDTMRTSISVTQPTISSQTTCLSIDSASPAITFALDPACGDSLLSHYIDYQSFTIESIIPNPAQSEVRINFENSTSTPVVYEVLDALGIVRAHGMTTEATLSLDVSGFASGVYILRARSAGFASMKRFMVRK comes from the coding sequence GTGAGCACGGCAATCTTTGCTGTGCTCTTGCTCCTTTGGTCCTCAACTGCTTTTGCGCAGCATTGGAATATCGTTGGGCGATTCAATGGGACCATGTGTCCCTATTTCTTGAACGATAGTGTTGGGTTCGTATATAATAACTATGGTGGCATAGCTGGCCCGCCAGGCAGTGGCAATCCTGGGTATCCAAATTTGTACAAATCCACGAACGGCGGAATGACCTGGTCTTCGGCAATTGGCCAGTTGCCGGAGAACACTGCTGATTTGTTCTTCACCAGTCCGTTCCATGGCTATGCAGCTTGCAATACTAACGCATGGAACGGTTCTCAAGGTGGTGGTATTTTTGAAACAACAAACGGCGGAGTCTCCTGGCAGAGAATAACGCCTTCGTTTATGACCTATACGTCCGGCGTGTATTCGGTGCACGATACACTTTATGCCAGTAATCCGGTACTTTATTTTTCGTCTAATGGTGGTTCTACGTGGTTGCAATCCATAGGAACGAAAGTTGGCCCACCCGCCGGATTTCAAGGTTCTGTTACAGGCAACTTTGATGAGGTAGTCATAAGTCCTGACGGAGGGCACGGTGACGATTCAGGCGCAATCTATACCACAAATGGGGGCCAAACCTGGGCGCGTGGAACGAAGCTCCATGCTGCCTTTTCAGCGTGCGTGCTACCACATAATTTGGAGTGCTTTCGGGCTGAGGAAGAGTACCTCGATCCCAACGCTCAGCCCGGGCAATACGTCAAAGTTAACGGCGGTGAGATCGGCCACTCCACAGACGGTGGCGCGACGTGGAGCGCCCAGCATGTGCCGGGCCAGCCTTATCTCACGGGCGGCATAACGGCTGGCGGTTGCAAAGCAGTATACGCGCAGCGTGAAAGAGCAGCGGTTCCTGATAGCGGACTTATTCGCACCACAGATCACGGCCAAACATGGATACCCGTTGGGGGTCCATCTGGGCTGCTCGACCATCGGTTGTGCGCCGTCGGCACCGGCGCAACGGTGTTTGCGATGGATGCTTACCACAATATTTGGAAGACGACCGACGGCGGCGATGGCGCGCTCTCGGCCTCGGACTGGCCGAGCCTCGCCGTGGCGCATCTTGGCGCGCCGAAGGATACGCTCATCACGAAGCTGTGCGATTCGGCGGGATTTCAGTTTACGCTTACAAATGCCGGTTGCTTGAGATATTTTCTCGATTCGGTTGCGATCGATAGCATCGGCCCGAACGGATACTATACCGTGCTCCACAATCGGTTTATCGGTGATGGGCAGCCGAGCGACACGGCGTTGATTACAATTTTGCCGAAGCAGCCCGGCACATACCCGCTCACCGTGCATGGCCGCCTGCGGCGCGAGGACTGGCTAGAGATCGACACCACATTCCATCTCACTCTCGTTATCCACGATAATCCCGGCGTGCTGAATTTGGCTGCGAAACCGCTCTATGATTTCGGGGTGCAGTCAATGTGCAAGCCACGTCTCGTAACCGATTCGTTCAGCGTGAGCGCGCATGGGTGCGAGGCGGTCACGGTGGATTCGATTGTGTTTCAACCGATTAGTGGATCGGGCTTTACATTCAAGAAGGTCAAGAGTTTCACCGCGCCCGCAACCGGGACGGTTGCGCTACATTTTCCGGTTTCGTATAAGCCCACGCAAGCCGAAATGGATAGCGGACGCATTGTGATCTTTTCCTTTGATGGTACAGCGCATCATACGGATACTCTTCTCGCCCGTGGCTCCGCGGTTGCGGATTCGCGGTCATTCGTGATTGCGAGCGACACTCTTACTACACGCATGTGCGATTCAGTCACGGGGACCTTGACGCTACAGAACCCGACATGCAATTCGATGGAGATTGATTCGATCTCTCTGCCAGCAAGTCTCACGCTGCTGAGTTCACTTCCTGTCAGGCTGGATACAGGTTCAACAAGCACGCTCAGTGTTCGCGTGATCCCAGGCTCTGGTATTGCACCGCTCCATGTCGGCGATACGGCGCTCGCGGTTAGGATTCATGTTGTAGGCACCTCGCCGTTCGATACGACGGTCACTCTAAATGTCCATATCTCGCGTGGGACACCAGCGATGGTATTATCCACGAACGGGCTCCTCTTCGATACGGTCTCGACTTGCTCATCAAAGACATTGGGGGTGGTGATTCAAAGCACAGGCTGCGACACCCTGACTTGTAGTGGCTCAGTTTTGACACCACCTTTCCGCGTAGTAGGTGGTGACCCCGCCGCCCTCCCGGTTGGCGCGCGCGATACGGTGCTCGTCACATTCGCCTCGCCAGCGCCGGGGCTGTTCTACGACACGCTCGTCATCATGACCAACGCGGGAAGGGACATTGTTCCTCTGCAAGCGTTCGCATTGGCGGATGCTGCCGCCCTTGCGGGTGGCTCACTCGCGATGCCACAAGTCGTTGCCTCGTGCGGTGGAGATACCGGCCAGATCGATCTTCCGAATCTTTCCTGTACAGGCATCGTGATCGATTCGGTGACCGGCGTTTGCGTGCCGTTCCGAGTCTTGTCGGGAATTGGCGATACCATCCCAAGTTCGGGCAGCGGCCACCTGCGAGTGAGTTACATCCCTCAAAGTGCCGGATTGGATGCCTGTATCGTTAGAGCATATTATCACGGAGCCGATGGAGTGGAGCACGACACAACGTATTCGCTTTCGGCAAGCGCAATCGCTCCGCCACAGTTGAATGTGCATCTGGTACAAGCTGCCTTCTCCGCTTCCAAACAAGAGCATGTGACAATTCCGGTTCGTGCAAACGCCACGAGCGCGATCGCGTATGCCAATATTATTGCCTTCCGGCTGAACATGCGAACAGACTTGCTGACACCCCTTTCGGTGTCATCGCCGATTGTGGGAGCGCAGGCTGTAATTGGCCAATCGGATTATTCTGGTGTCAACATTTCAGTCGCACTTCCGCAAGGGTTTGCCCTTTCGGTCGATACAGTTATTGCAAACGTGGATTGTCAGACGTTTGTAACGGACACGATGCGAACATCCATCAGCGTAACGCAGCCAACCATCTCATCTCAAACAACTTGTCTTTCGATTGACAGTGCAAGTCCGGCGATCACGTTCGCACTCGATCCCGCTTGCGGGGACTCACTGCTTTCGCATTATATCGATTATCAGTCGTTTACGATCGAGAGCATCATACCCAATCCGGCGCAGAGTGAGGTTCGAATCAATTTCGAGAACAGCACGTCAACGCCGGTTGTGTACGAAGTCTTGGATGCGCTTGGCATCGTTCGCGCGCACGGCATGACAACGGAGGCAACGCTCTCGCTCGATGTTTCGGGGTTTGCGAGTGGAGTCTACATCCTCCGAGCGCGGAGCGCCGGGTTTGCTTCGATGAAGCGGTTTATGGTCAGGAAGTAG
- a CDS encoding glycosyltransferase family 9 protein → MRALIIETAFVGDVIVSLGLARELKRIQSDAFIAYLVRPEAAAIVKVCPDVDDVIIFDKYGADSGRSGVLKKAAELNIMGFDTIIALHGSRRSQLLVSRVDAIRKLGFVPMRSAGLTHTVADAGWSNRYERAILPLTTLFANVEHSSLPRLDCGVFPEASQFATRFDRCVALAPGSVWATKQWGASSFASLAQALSSAKIGIIIIGGADSRNAADDISALAGESNVLDLTGKTSFAQSGAAIAAASLLVSNDSAPAHLAIAVGTRVLTIFGPTVSAFGFAPPKGRGEVIEMADLWCRPCASHGSNACPVYTHACMKEITPEVVFERVITALSLNS, encoded by the coding sequence ATGCGTGCATTAATTATCGAGACGGCATTTGTTGGCGACGTCATTGTCTCTCTCGGCTTAGCGCGTGAGCTTAAGCGCATCCAATCCGATGCGTTCATAGCATATCTCGTCCGACCCGAAGCAGCGGCGATTGTCAAAGTATGCCCCGATGTCGATGATGTTATCATTTTCGACAAGTATGGCGCAGATTCTGGCCGGTCCGGAGTGTTGAAGAAAGCAGCTGAGTTGAACATAATGGGTTTTGATACCATCATTGCCCTACATGGATCTCGCAGAAGCCAACTATTAGTCTCACGGGTGGACGCCATACGAAAGCTCGGATTTGTACCAATGCGCAGCGCCGGACTCACGCATACGGTTGCCGACGCCGGGTGGTCGAATCGATATGAACGAGCCATTCTTCCGCTCACTACTCTTTTCGCAAATGTGGAACATAGTAGCCTACCTCGTCTGGATTGTGGCGTATTTCCCGAAGCTTCCCAGTTCGCTACCCGCTTCGATCGCTGCGTTGCACTTGCGCCAGGAAGCGTGTGGGCCACCAAACAATGGGGTGCATCAAGTTTTGCTTCGCTTGCGCAAGCACTTTCATCCGCCAAGATAGGTATCATAATTATTGGTGGCGCCGATTCACGAAATGCCGCGGATGACATTAGTGCACTGGCCGGTGAGTCGAATGTGTTGGACCTAACGGGCAAAACGAGCTTTGCCCAATCTGGAGCCGCGATCGCCGCGGCATCCCTCTTGGTTTCGAATGATAGCGCACCGGCACATCTTGCCATTGCTGTTGGAACTCGGGTACTAACCATTTTTGGTCCGACGGTTTCGGCATTCGGATTTGCACCCCCAAAAGGCAGGGGAGAGGTCATCGAGATGGCAGACCTCTGGTGCCGGCCCTGCGCATCCCATGGTAGTAACGCTTGTCCGGTCTATACTCATGCCTGCATGAAAGAGATTACCCCGGAAGTAGTCTTCGAACGAGTGATCACGGCATTATCGTTAAATAGTTGA
- a CDS encoding SDR family oxidoreductase, with amino-acid sequence MDTGLHEGRVVIVTGAAIGNGRAFAAEFARTGAQVVLGDIVEPIETVEHLRSIPGAREPLVIDLDVTSESSTRAMAAQVRERFGRIDILVNNAGIYDEEPFELLSLESWKQVMDVNLTGLFLATKAVLPSMKQQGYGRIINLSSNTIWLGTPYLVHYVTSKMGVVGFTRALASEIGKYGITVNAITIGLTATQRPPGARLTQGNILEHLLPPQSIEHPETPEDIARIVSFLASDASTIITGQTLNVDGGVARH; translated from the coding sequence ATGGATACAGGTCTTCACGAGGGAAGGGTCGTTATTGTAACGGGAGCCGCAATCGGCAATGGTCGCGCATTTGCGGCGGAATTTGCCCGCACGGGGGCGCAGGTCGTCCTCGGTGATATTGTTGAACCGATCGAAACGGTTGAACACCTTCGCAGTATTCCCGGGGCGAGGGAGCCCCTTGTCATCGATCTTGACGTGACGAGCGAATCCTCGACTCGTGCAATGGCAGCTCAAGTCAGAGAGAGATTCGGACGAATTGATATTCTGGTCAACAATGCGGGCATCTATGATGAAGAGCCATTTGAGTTGCTCTCGCTCGAGTCGTGGAAACAGGTTATGGATGTTAATCTGACTGGTCTCTTCCTGGCAACCAAGGCCGTGCTTCCAAGCATGAAGCAACAAGGATATGGTCGCATCATCAATCTTTCCAGTAATACAATTTGGCTTGGCACTCCATACCTCGTTCATTATGTGACCAGCAAAATGGGTGTTGTGGGATTCACACGGGCGCTTGCCAGCGAGATTGGAAAATACGGAATTACCGTAAATGCCATTACCATTGGATTGACCGCAACACAGCGTCCTCCTGGCGCTCGATTGACTCAAGGGAATATTTTGGAACATTTACTGCCACCTCAATCGATTGAACATCCGGAAACCCCTGAGGATATTGCGCGCATCGTGTCCTTTTTGGCTTCAGATGCCTCCACGATCATCACCGGACAGACTTTAAATGTGGATGGCGGCGTGGCCCGGCATTAG
- a CDS encoding ABC transporter permease subunit, which produces MKYLAIIEDTIREGLAKKTILGMFIVSTVAIIVAALLFQMDVIQHGLLAPAQGHVRTGNGAPTNMLGVTVLDMVWTGVANLLLWVVVLVGAFVTTGFVTSIMEKGTIDLLLSKPVPRWLYIAGRYSGSVLIILAEVTFLILCLWLVAGISLGTWDADFLWSIPIITLAFAGIYAVITLFGILTRSSWFALILALALYLVTGIILPAGAWINRLLTGETDRGATYVIAKILNYAAPSLLSGSLTSTLVHRPVEPTPILLTAGLSLAYLALASWAFSKKEF; this is translated from the coding sequence ATGAAATACTTAGCCATTATCGAAGATACCATCCGGGAAGGTCTTGCGAAGAAGACGATTCTTGGCATGTTCATCGTGTCCACTGTCGCGATTATCGTCGCCGCACTCCTATTCCAAATGGATGTGATTCAGCATGGACTGCTCGCGCCAGCGCAGGGACATGTCCGGACGGGTAACGGTGCGCCGACCAATATGCTGGGAGTGACGGTCCTCGACATGGTCTGGACTGGCGTCGCCAATCTTCTTCTTTGGGTCGTCGTCCTCGTCGGGGCCTTCGTAACGACCGGCTTCGTGACATCCATTATGGAGAAGGGCACCATCGATCTTCTGCTTTCAAAGCCGGTCCCGCGCTGGCTCTACATCGCCGGACGGTATTCTGGCTCCGTGCTGATCATCCTCGCTGAGGTTACATTTCTGATCCTCTGCCTGTGGCTTGTGGCAGGAATTTCTCTCGGCACATGGGACGCGGACTTCCTCTGGAGCATTCCGATTATCACGCTCGCCTTCGCCGGCATCTATGCCGTGATTACCCTTTTCGGCATCCTCACGCGAAGCAGTTGGTTCGCGCTCATACTCGCACTGGCGCTCTATCTCGTAACAGGGATCATTCTTCCCGCCGGCGCGTGGATCAATCGCCTGCTGACCGGCGAAACCGACCGGGGCGCCACGTATGTCATTGCCAAAATCCTGAACTACGCCGCTCCATCCCTGCTCTCCGGCTCACTCACATCAACGCTGGTACACCGGCCTGTTGAGCCCACGCCAATCCTGCTGACAGCCGGACTCTCGCTCGCCTATCTCGCGCTGGCAAGCTGGGCCTTCTCGAAAAAGGAATTCTAA
- a CDS encoding cob(I)yrinic acid a,c-diamide adenosyltransferase, protein MKIYTKTGDDGTTGLFGGGRVPKDSPRIEAYGTVDELNSCIGLVRAASGELFVDLLQRISEELFVLGGDLATPLETRSDYEVPRIGESQVRALELAIDEHDAQLPSLKRFILPGGTPLAAHLHHARTVCRRAERLLVTLTTREKIGPNDIIYLNRLSDLLFVLARRANQLAGVRDIEWAGAAATDAARKV, encoded by the coding sequence ATGAAAATCTACACCAAGACGGGCGATGACGGAACGACCGGACTCTTCGGCGGAGGCCGCGTTCCAAAAGACTCGCCCCGCATCGAAGCATACGGCACCGTTGACGAATTGAATTCGTGCATTGGCTTAGTCCGCGCAGCGTCCGGTGAGCTGTTCGTTGATTTGTTACAGCGCATATCGGAGGAGTTGTTCGTGCTCGGCGGCGATCTTGCCACTCCGCTCGAAACCAGGTCCGATTACGAAGTCCCCCGCATTGGGGAATCGCAAGTTCGAGCGCTCGAACTCGCGATCGATGAGCACGATGCACAATTGCCATCGCTCAAACGGTTCATACTGCCGGGCGGCACACCGCTCGCTGCGCATCTGCACCATGCCCGCACCGTCTGCCGCCGCGCCGAACGGCTGCTCGTTACGCTTACCACACGCGAGAAGATCGGTCCCAACGATATCATCTATCTGAACCGCCTTTCGGACTTGCTCTTCGTCCTTGCCCGCCGCGCAAACCAGCTTGCTGGCGTGCGCGACATCGAGTGGGCAGGAGCGGCTGCTACGGATGCCGCCAGAAAAGTCTAA